A region of the Cannabis sativa cultivar Pink pepper isolate KNU-18-1 chromosome 3, ASM2916894v1, whole genome shotgun sequence genome:
TGATCAATAAGACTATTGAAGAAGATAGGTTTGATATTCCAGAGGTTCCTATGGAGGAAGATTGATCAATTACTTGCAAAGGTATTTTCTTATAATCCATTCTTGTGTTTTTGGCCTcaaatcatatttttattttaatgcccTTTTCTCGGGTTTGCAAGGCTCGTTGTGTTGTTGCAGCATGTAAGTTTGTCGGAATTTAATCGTATATTTTGCTTTGCATCGAATTAAACCACATACTCGACTGCTTTTACGTGAGTTTCATTTTTGCGAACGTACTCACCGGTGACAGAGGGTGTCAAGGGAAGTATACCATTTTCTTTTTCCAGGGAGAAGATATAATTCTGGGATTTTATATGTGAAACATTTGTGCAGCTGAGTGGATTtagtttatagtttatttattattatttttccccATCAATTTCTAAGGTTTGTTTGGAgtgtggattttttttttgtaggtaAGAAAATGTAGAGAAATAAAAATGCAACATTTTCTTCTGTTGGATTTTGCTTGGATACAGTATGTGCAATTTTGTTTGGTGTTTGAAGTAATttcaattatataatattaatttaccaaaaatgaaaaagaaaaacgaGAAAATTGTAGTAAAACTATCCGAGTTACAATTTCTGCTATGCTtaattttacagttttttttGGAGCGAAATCAaactttaattttgttttggtATTTACTATAGTGAGTAGTTAAATGCCAACTTGTATTGTTTATGTATATACAAGTGTAcatgtgatataattttattggtcagtaccattttaattttttaaatattatgagtaaaCAATTTCAAGAGAATCATGGAATATACACTATAATTAATGTTTAAACTTGCTTGTGCATGATAGCCCATTTCTGGCTAATGACTTGCTTGAAAGACTTTTTGATGAGTGCCCAAATATCAAAACACTCTAGAAACTCCATTCCAAGATCTTTTCGACCAACATCTTCATTAGAATCCAACACTAGGTATTAAGGTTATGAGGGCTTATGCAGCCAATGGGGAAACAAGGATTACCCACCACATATTTGGTAAAATGCATGTGAAGTATTGTGGACAATGTCCCACatggaataaatggtagagaattgagccatatataagaacatgggctactccactcatagccaattggttttgagatggatccccatgattctcaacatgaaGAATGTTGTCTTCTTTAATGTCATGATCAGAAAGCATTGTAACAATTACCTGTATGATGATGGTCTTCTTGTTTTTAAAAGCTGGATAATTACACATACCCTCGTGTCTTAAAGGCATGTTCAGCATCCCATTATTTGTGGGTTGGGTTGCAAATTCATGCTGCTGTTGTGAAAATTGGACTTGATATAAACTTGTTGTTGGGAATGGTCTAGTTTCCATATTATTGGAGGCACGATAAGTTCTTGATGAGATGCCGACTATAGATGTTGTTTCTTGGAACTTGATGGTTGCAGGGTGTTGATAGATAAAAGGGCATAATAGTAAGAGTTATTACCTTTAATAAGAACCTTTGGTGAAACACTTTAATGATGAGATACTACACAAGTTGGTCGATACAAATTGATAATAAGATAAGATTAGTGCAACTCGTTTGGGAGGTGGTATGTAGGGTAGATTTTATGGAAGGTAGGTTAATACTTAGCTCCTATAAAAGGAAGATTGATGGAACTCACAACACACAACTCAGAAGCGCAGAAGAGTCTCTCTGTAAAACTAACTCTTATTTCATCATTATATTGTCTAATAcattctatttttctctcttacaCACAACCATCCCATCTCATCACTTCTCTTTTGTACACAACCATCCCATTCCTAATagtctttttaattaatcacatttatCATTCACCAGGCTGCCTGTTTAACAAGCTTCGATAAAAGACTAGGAACTTGTTTGGTTGTGTTTTCAGTTgtcagtttttaaaattgagtttttaaaagtgagaataaaaaatagttttttgttattttaaaaatttaatagtgtttggcacaaatttttaaaaactatttttagattttttcttacgaaaaaaaattcaatattttagcACCATACCATGACATTAACCCATCCGGGTTTAGGTTCGGGTATGGTTTCAGGTCTAGGATCTAAGTATGTgagcagaatataaaatataatatgttagataaaaaaaattgtttttgaaaattaaaaacaacattttgatgttttctgttttctagttttttaaaattcaattttttaaaaaacagtttttaattttttttgccaaACGACTcctaatagtttttaaaaactgaTTTCAGttctaaaaacagaaaacaacttTTAAACTGTAAAGCCAAACAACCTCTAGGCTTCTTATTTAACAAGCTTCTATAAAAATCATACTGCCTATTTTATAACCCTCTATGAAAGTCAGGCTGCCAATTTCACAACCTTCTATGAAAATTAGGTTGCTTATTTCATAACCttctataaaaaaaactaaactgtTCACACCACCTTCAAACACGTCGACAATCCTTAcagtttctttttcttcttacaAACATAATTATATTGTCTAATACATCCTATTTATCTCACACAAAAAAGTAACCTAATCTAGGTTACCACACGTGCCCAAAAATAGACAGTATTTTCTCTTAATCTTTATAATCTTTTACATAAAGATGCAATACTGACTCCTTGCTACTGTAGATGTAGGGGAATAAAGTTTACTGAACTACGTAATTTGtgcctaattttatttaaagcaatgtatatgatatatgtgtgtatttaaattcatatatatatttatataatatgtgtatatttaaagcaatatatatttatattattaaatgttTAGCTAGAATCCCTGAACACTCATAATGCAAGGTTTGATGATGCATTGGAAGTTTGTCAAGAAATGGAGTCTATGAGGCAAAGACCTAATGTTGGAACAATGGCTaacttaggggtgttcataaaatagtcgATCTAACCCAATTCAATCTGCAAAATGCGGATATTTGCACTTGTGCAGgttggatgttgattgacatgtaaaagtaaccgatccaatctaatccatacacatttataaaaaaaaaaataaaaaattatacatacaaataatattttaaagtaaaaaaatagtaatttaaaaatctaatacatataacacaattatattttaaattaatagattaaatatatattccattcttaaatataattttttttctacatacaatttaaaaataaattaacaagttCTTtgtacatacaattttttttttcttcctttgaatttgttatttgttattttctttattttaatttattgttagaGACATGAAACAataatgtgttttatttttttgctagttatgtggattttttttttcataaatattaaataatttaatataaaaaagtaaccaatccaaaataaccgatctaatccgcacttttgcgaattggattggatttgagctattgtgtggattggattggatccaaaaatacaaaatccaCACTTAGTGCGGATAAGATAcactatgagcaaaatagtgCATATTCGATTTGATGAACACCTCTAGGCTAACTAACACATCTAGTGTTTTAAATATGAGACGAGCTTTTTGACATAACACGAAATTGGCATGAGCTTGGAAGATACGAGCACGACTAGATATGAAAAAAAATGGGTTTGGGCACGATACGACACGTGCTATAAATTGGCACGAGACGACATAGCAAATATGTGATTAAGCACGACATGACACGAGAAGCACAACAGACTCAACACATAAGCACGAATAGACTAGTCCAAAAGGCACGACACGCGACAAGCCCGAAAAGCGCGACACGAAACATTAAAAAAtcctatattttaataataataataatatatgtatttgtcaatgataaaataattataaaatttaaataacactaaatattataattctataaatttaaaattattaaatctaaaaaaaaataaaattattaaaaaatataaaactaaaactatatattaatttatttatagagtgtgatataaaaatttaagattttataggtaaatatttaaattctaataattttaatttttttttatatgactgcttaaaatattattgaaggattacataaatataattgaaactataaaatatacatataatttagtaattaactcattaattgtaaaaaaaaaatgcaaaaaagtAAAATGCAAACTTGAGCCCGGATATGAAAACGATCTAATCTTTTTAAGAAAAGTGGACTGATACGAACAAAGCACGGTACGAATCCGAGCAAAGCACGACATGAAAATACCGAGCCTACCCTTTGAAAATGGTGGCGCAGTACAGTAAGACCCATATAGGGCATAACACATCACAACCCATATTTTGAAAAGCACAGAAAATATGGGCCGAGCCAGTACGACGCGCACGAATTTACAACATTGCACATCATCTTACAATGTCTCATACATGAAGAAGATGTTAGATAATTAACTTGGTTAAATATTTGGTGTCATGGAATGTGATGATAACTAACTCAATGCCGGTTGAAGCAGTTGATCTATTTCTACAGATGGAGAGTTGTGAAAAAGAGCCTGATGCAGTCACAATTGCCCTGTTACTTGGTATAGCTATCTTCATCGATATGTTGATATGAAGAAATTTCGGCCAATACTATTGGAAAATGCtttattagatatgtatgtatgCTATGTGTGGTTGTTTAGAAGAAGCAAGTGAAGTATTTAATTAACAGTATGAAGTTTTAGGATGATTTCAGCGTCTTGAATGCAAGATTTGGGTATGAGTCCGGATTCTGTTGCTTTTGTATCAGTTCTATGGGCTTGCAGCCATGTTGGATTGCTCGAGGAGGGGAAGTACTACTTTAAGTTGATGATTTACAAGTATCAAATAGTTCCAGGGCTGAAACTATTCGTGCATGGTTGATTCGAAGAGATGCCAACAGAGCACAACAAAAGAGTTTGGGGGCTTTGTTGAGTGCTTGCAGTGTTTGCAACCAACATTTATGCGAAACCTGAGAGGTGGCAAGAGGTGACCAGAGTTAGATCAATTATGAATTGAACTCACACCATTGCGTAATGAGTCATACACTCCAACCAACTAAGTTATAAATATTTGTTTTCAATAtacttaattttacttaaaataaaactgAAGTTCGAGGAGTTGATGAAGAGTTGGATGTATTGGTAAGAAAAATGAAAGAGATTGATTCTGCTCTCCATGATGTAGAGGAGGAAGACAAGGAGTGTCAACTAGCAATCCATGGTGAAAAGCTTGCAATTGTTTGTGAAATTGTGAATTCAGAACTCAGAATTACGAAGAATCTTCGCGTTTGTGGGGACTGTCATACTGCAGCGAAACTGATAACCGAAATGAAATTGTTGTAAGAGACACTCATTCTTTCCACCATTTCACAAATGGGTATTTGCTCTTTTGGAGATTACTGGTAAACTTCATCATCATATAGAGTAGTATTTTCAATTGGATTACATTAGTTGATTGGAAACTTGAACATGTTTTACTCACACTAATTTGTTGATgtggaaattatttatttattttgtaaaaatttagaTCTTTTCATCTGTTAAATTGAGGAACATTGATCATTGAACACCTGCGATTGGTTATTTTTTTCTCTCACCAATttattatttgcttaataacaaTTTGAGATATTCAAACTACAaggagttgaaaaaaaaagtatgaatCCAGAGGCACATAGTTAATGAGTGAGAAGACTAGCATCTTATATTTTGAGCCACTTGCCTTGATGAAAAGAGAAGTTCAATTATGTTTCAGTTTTAACATTTTTCtgctttattatttattaatttgaatTGAAATAAATTGCAGGTAAAAGGCATATCTAATCCAGACTTCTTATGGGACTTTTATGTGTAGTAGTAATTCTCTTCATTTTAGATAAGGATGTCTTGTTCACCACAGTCAATGGTAAAAAATAGCCTGATAATTTATAATGGTTAGATCAAGCTGAAACAATTAGAATAGGCCCTAGCACGAAGTGTGCAGATGGAGTAGGGCTTTCATTCTTCCTAtagaagaaggaagaagaagtaCTCTGAAAGATACTGAATaaagtttttcaattttttcatagagaaatattaaaacataaatattaaatatcaataaGAAAGGCATAGGAGAGgctaataattttttcaattttggtATGCTTACCTTCCGTATAGATGATTAATTTGATGTTtgttttttatgtaattattttcatatttaggTATAGATTTGAAAATTCTCCTGATAACAATACTAGTGGATGAGAAAGATCCAGCTTGTGGATGAGAATTATAGCAAAGGGAATATAGTTATAGTGCGGTTGGATGAGAAAGATGATCGAGTCAACAAAGTTGAAAAACACAAGTGCTCTCCTCTCTCTCTAATCTCTATTGCTTCAACGTCTCAACACTCTACTGCTTTGATAATGGCAGATCTAGCTTACATCATAGCTGGAAATGTCTTGGACAAACTGGGTTCTCTTGCTTATGAAGAGGTTAGCTTGGCATGGGGAATGAAACAAGATCTTGACAAGCTTAAGCTAATCACATTAGCCCTCCAAGATGTGCTCCTGGATGCTGAAACTAAGCAAGAAAAGAATCCACAGCTCAAAAACTGGCTCAATCACCTTAAGGATGTGTTCCATGATGCGGTGGATGTGCTCGATGAATTCGAGTGTGAGTTACTGAGGAGACAAGTTGTCAAACAACATGCCTCTTTTGGTAGAAAGGTATGCCGTTTCTTTTCGCGGTCCAATCCTCTTGTTTATCGTTTTAGTGTTGTTCATCGAGTTAAAGAGATAAGACAACAATTAGATGAGATTGTTAAGAATATGGAAACATTTCATTTGATCAAAACTCAGCTGCATATGGAACAAAACTCTCTTGTGTTGGAGAATAGAGTGATGACTCACTCTTTTGTTAACCCTTCGGATGTTATTGGTAGAGATCGTGAAAAAGAAGAGATCCTAGATATGATATTGATGGATGATCACAAAATTGAGAATCAAATTCCTGTGGTATCTATAATGGGAATTGGGGGTTTAGGAAAGACTACACTTATCAAATCAGTTTTCAATGATGGGAAAATTGATGAAAAGTTTGATTTGAAGATTTGGGTTTGTGTATCTTTAGATTTCAATGTCAATACACTAGTGAAAGATGTTATTATGAGTGCAACTAATAATAGAGCTGAGATTAGTAAGTTGACTAATTTAGAGCAGTTGCAAAGACCCTTGAGTGAGACTTTGAAGGATGAAAAGTTTCTACTTGTGTTGGATGATGTATGGAATGAGGACCCTTTTAAGTGGCAGGAATTTGCGGAGTTGTTATCTGTGGGATCTAAAGATAGCAAAATTATAGTGACAACACGAAGTAGTAAAGTGGCTTTAATCATGGGTGGAACAGAAGCTTATGAATTGAAGGGCCTACCTAAGAAGGATTCTTTGTCTCTGTTTTTCAAGTATGCATTTCGAGGTGAAGAAGACGCATCAAAATATCATGAACTCAAAAGAATTGGTGAAGAAATTGTGGAAAAGTGTAGCGGGGTTCCTTTGGCGTTGAAGACTTTGGGCAGTCTCCTTCAGTTGAAGACTGAAGCTCATGAGTGGAAAACTGTAAGAGATAGTAAAATTTGGGAGTTAGAACGAGAAAAAGGTCGCATTTTACCTGCATTACGGTTAAGTTACAATGCAATGTCTCCATCTTTGAGACAGTGTTTTGCTTATTGCTCAACTTTCGAAGAGGATAGTTTGATGGAAAGCATTTATTTGATTAGTATTTGGATGGCACTTGGAATCCTTCCTTCACCTGAAAACAAAGAGGACCTCGAAGATATCGGTTACTCATGCTTTGTAGAGTTGTGCGACAGATCTTTATTTCAAGTTGATCCTGATGAAGATTATTTTGAAATCTCCCAAGAGTTCAGAGTGCATGATTTAATTCACAACCTTGCATGCTCAATAACCCAAAATGAGTGCTCAATTGTAAATTCCAATGACGATAGAGAGATTTCTGATACGGTAAGATATTTAAGAGTTGTTATCAATGAGAATAACTTAAAAAAGTTGAGTAAGCTAAAGAAACTAAAGAGTATTCATGTTAAGCTTACCGGAGATGAGAAGGATGAAGTTGTGCAGTTATTCCTTTCTACATGCATCTCAACATTCAAGCACTTACGAGTGTTTGATTTGTCAGATTTATCTTTTGAGGTGTTGCCTAATTCTATTGGGACCATGAAGCAGTTGAGATATCTTAACTTGAACAATAATGAAATTATGAAGAGACTACCTGATTCAATTTGCAAGTTgcaaagtttgcaaactttgaTTCTTGCTGGATGTGTGGAGCTTGAGGAAATACCCAAGGATATAGGGAATTTGGTAAGCCTAAGGACTCTTATGTTAACCACAAAGCAGAGCTTTTTGGCAGAGGGTGGAATTGGACGCTTGAAGTCTCTTCGTTTATTGGGTATTTGTGGGTGTGAAAATTTGAAAGCCTTGCCGAATGACTTGATAAATTGCACTGCATTACGTTCTCTCATAATAGATCGTTGTGATCAACTCAACTTGGCAAGTGAATTTATTGATAAAGATGTTAAGTTGAGGCTTGACAgatttcttatttttgaattaccACAGACAACTGATCTGCCCCAATGGCTCCAACAAGCTGCTAACACCCTACAAAAGTTATATATTATAGATTGTCCCAAATTATCGAGATTGCCGGAGTGGCTGCCAAAACTTACGTCACTTGAGAAGCTTGTGATTAAGGAGTGTCCAGAATTGTTGTCTCTTCCTGATGGGATGGAAGGCCTCACTTCCCTCACACAT
Encoded here:
- the LOC133029005 gene encoding putative disease resistance protein RGA4 — its product is MRKIQLVDENYSKGNIVIVRLDEKDDRVNKVEKHKCSPLSLISIASTSQHSTALIMADLAYIIAGNVLDKLGSLAYEEVSLAWGMKQDLDKLKLITLALQDVLLDAETKQEKNPQLKNWLNHLKDVFHDAVDVLDEFECELLRRQVVKQHASFGRKVCRFFSRSNPLVYRFSVVHRVKEIRQQLDEIVKNMETFHLIKTQLHMEQNSLVLENRVMTHSFVNPSDVIGRDREKEEILDMILMDDHKIENQIPVVSIMGIGGLGKTTLIKSVFNDGKIDEKFDLKIWVCVSLDFNVNTLVKDVIMSATNNRAEISKLTNLEQLQRPLSETLKDEKFLLVLDDVWNEDPFKWQEFAELLSVGSKDSKIIVTTRSSKVALIMGGTEAYELKGLPKKDSLSLFFKYAFRGEEDASKYHELKRIGEEIVEKCSGVPLALKTLGSLLQLKTEAHEWKTVRDSKIWELEREKGRILPALRLSYNAMSPSLRQCFAYCSTFEEDSLMESIYLISIWMALGILPSPENKEDLEDIGYSCFVELCDRSLFQVDPDEDYFEISQEFRVHDLIHNLACSITQNECSIVNSNDDREISDTVRYLRVVINENNLKKLSKLKKLKSIHVKLTGDEKDEVVQLFLSTCISTFKHLRVFDLSDLSFEVLPNSIGTMKQLRYLNLNNNEIMKRLPDSICKLQSLQTLILAGCVELEEIPKDIGNLVSLRTLMLTTKQSFLAEGGIGRLKSLRLLGICGCENLKALPNDLINCTALRSLIIDRCDQLNLASEFIDKDVKLRLDRFLIFELPQTTDLPQWLQQAANTLQKLYIIDCPKLSRLPEWLPKLTSLEKLVIKECPELLSLPDGMEGLTSLTHLKIEDCDALQEACKEEVGSDWHKIAHVPNRIIGEAD